TATATAGCGTGTTCCATATAATTGTGCCTCCACAATTGAGTGGCATCGAGCCTGCTAAAAAGCGTTTGCGGTAGTAGCGAGCAATCAGTGAACGAAAATACGTAATAATCATAACACGCTCGCTACCTTGTTCACGCCGCACGCACAAAGAACATAAAAACTATGAAACTCAACAAGGTAACAAAAGCAGGCTTCACACTCGTCGAAATCATGATCGTGGTCGCCATCATCGGTCTCCTGGCCGCCATCGCGATTCCGAACTTCGTCCGTGCCCGTACCACGGCCCAGCAAAATGCTTGCATCAACAATCTCCGTCAGATCGATGGCGCCAAGCAGCAATGGGCTTTGGAAACCAAGGCTACCGCCACCGCCACCCCGGTGTTGACCAACATCCAGCCCTACCTGGGCCGCGGCACCAACGGCACCCAGCCTGCCTGCCCTCTGGACTCTACTCAAACGGCAGCCGTCAGCTATAACATCAAGGACCTGCAGAACCCTCCGACTTGCCAGATGAACTCGAACCACATATTGCTGTAATCCCAGGATTAATTTAATTGCAAGGCTCGGACGGAAGTCCGAGCCTTTTTCGTTTCTAGATTTATCGAGATTTTGCATTTTCAAAACGTGCATTGACTTTAATTCTAAAGTGTAATGGAGGAGAAGAAGCCTTGTGCATGCCAGACTAGGGACGATACTTGCGAAATGAAATCAGTAGCAATCATTGGGGCTTCGACAGATAGAGCCAAGTACGGCAACAAGGCAGTTCGCGCATTCAGACAGCAAGGCTTTGTAGTTTACCCAATTAATCCCAAAGAAATGGAGATTGAAGGTATTCCCAGTTTTAAAAGCATACTCGATATCCCCGAGCGCCCTAACATGGTGAGCGTTTATCTCCCCCCGGCGCCGCTTCTTAACGTTTTATCCGATATTGCCAAAAAAGGTTGCGATGAGCTTTGGCTCAATCCAGGCACAGAATCCGAACAAGTCATGACAGAAGCCAGGCGCCTTGGTTTAAAAATCGTCCAAGCATGCAGCATTGTCGCCATAGGAGTTTCACCCAGCTCACTTTGACCTCAAGCTGAGGTTTGAGGAACTACTACCCCAAATAATAACGGCGCGGTGCCACTCTGTTTTTGAATTCCAGCCACCTTGGCAAAATGAACTCGCATCTGTTTATTGCCATCAGTAACTCGGTGCTAAGGATCGTCGAGGAATAAGGCTTTAGTCCGCTTATCTCGAGAAATTCCCAGTTGCAACTCTACCAATGCAGCTTATTTTGACTTACGAGGAAAATCCGTGTTATGCATAAGAAAAAAGAAACAAAGACGGCACTGGAA
This genomic window from Pedosphaera parvula Ellin514 contains:
- a CDS encoding type II secretion system protein — translated: MKLNKVTKAGFTLVEIMIVVAIIGLLAAIAIPNFVRARTTAQQNACINNLRQIDGAKQQWALETKATATATPVLTNIQPYLGRGTNGTQPACPLDSTQTAAVSYNIKDLQNPPTCQMNSNHILL
- a CDS encoding CoA-binding protein, whose translation is MKSVAIIGASTDRAKYGNKAVRAFRQQGFVVYPINPKEMEIEGIPSFKSILDIPERPNMVSVYLPPAPLLNVLSDIAKKGCDELWLNPGTESEQVMTEARRLGLKIVQACSIVAIGVSPSSL